In the genome of Xanthocytophaga agilis, one region contains:
- a CDS encoding vanadium-dependent haloperoxidase, which yields MSKSITTIICILSIVHFVSAQKKVSNEWLISDLTENVFHLSEVMLHDVASPPAAGRFYAYSLLGAYEVVAESNNTFPDISQQFHNKLKFTLPSKPADLYLPFCANYAMLEVGRNIMPSGFQLEAKQKELIAKYQKKLKLSQTQINSNKTYAEAVAMQVLAYAKSDGYNKLSTYKRYTPNKEEGHWYPTPPEYMAPVEPYWPTVRSFFTDSSKHYFNPARPASFSKDPQSSFYALMKEVYDVTKTMTPEQKQIAAFWDCNPFAVSYSGHMAIGLKKISPGGHWMGITGIVCKQKQVPVDSAILIHTMVALTLHDAFICCWKEKYTSDRIRPETAINKYIDPAWRPMLQTPPFPEYTSGHSVVSAASAEILSYFIGDSFRFTDTSEEYFGLPPRNFTSFRHASSEAGISRLYGGIHFRDSIEEGQKQGSKIGKFVLSKLVQ from the coding sequence ATGAGTAAAAGTATTACCACCATTATTTGTATTTTAAGTATAGTTCATTTTGTATCTGCACAGAAGAAAGTATCTAACGAGTGGCTTATCAGTGATCTTACAGAGAATGTATTTCATCTGTCTGAAGTAATGTTACACGATGTAGCAAGTCCTCCTGCTGCCGGCCGTTTTTATGCCTATTCGCTTTTAGGGGCTTATGAAGTTGTAGCTGAAAGCAATAATACGTTTCCTGATATCTCACAGCAATTTCATAACAAACTAAAGTTTACACTGCCTTCAAAGCCTGCAGATTTATACCTGCCTTTTTGTGCGAACTATGCTATGCTGGAAGTAGGGCGTAACATTATGCCTTCAGGTTTTCAACTGGAAGCGAAACAAAAAGAGTTGATCGCCAAATACCAGAAAAAACTTAAGCTCAGCCAAACGCAGATTAATTCCAATAAAACCTATGCAGAGGCAGTTGCTATGCAGGTACTGGCATATGCCAAAAGTGACGGATATAATAAACTAAGTACCTATAAACGATATACACCCAATAAAGAAGAGGGACATTGGTATCCGACACCACCAGAATACATGGCTCCGGTTGAACCTTACTGGCCTACAGTCAGATCCTTTTTTACAGATTCCAGCAAACATTATTTTAATCCTGCTCGTCCTGCTTCCTTTTCAAAAGATCCACAAAGTTCTTTTTATGCCTTGATGAAGGAAGTGTATGATGTAACTAAAACTATGACACCTGAACAAAAGCAGATTGCTGCTTTCTGGGATTGCAATCCTTTTGCTGTGAGTTATTCCGGACATATGGCTATTGGATTAAAAAAAATATCACCAGGAGGACATTGGATGGGTATTACTGGAATTGTCTGTAAACAGAAGCAGGTACCAGTGGACTCTGCTATCTTAATACATACTATGGTTGCGCTGACACTGCATGATGCTTTTATCTGTTGCTGGAAAGAAAAATATACTAGTGATCGTATCAGACCTGAAACGGCTATTAATAAATACATAGATCCTGCATGGAGACCTATGTTGCAAACACCTCCATTTCCTGAGTACACCAGCGGACATAGTGTGGTTTCTGCTGCTAGTGCAGAGATACTTTCTTATTTTATTGGAGACTCATTTAGATTTACTGACACTTCTGAAGAGTATTTTGGTTTGCCTCCACGTAATTTCACTTCCTTTCGTCATGCCTCATCTGAAGCTGGAATCTCCCGCTTATATGGCGGAATACATTTTCGGGATTCCATTGAAGAGGGACAAAAACAAGGTAGTAAGATTGGAAAGTTTGTTTTAAGTAAATTAGTTCAGTAG
- a CDS encoding SusC/RagA family TonB-linked outer membrane protein: MKKSTYSFSFIFLFFLCCQFVWAQQTIKGKITSDTKEPLPGVSVVVKGTTNGVSSDANGNYTIQADGSGTLVFSFIGYTTEEIAIGNRTTIDLQMVPDVKALGEVVVTALGVSKEARTVGYAVTTINGDLMTKARETNVGNSLAGRIAGVNVKGTSGGPGGTAKILMRGMPSMNSGGSPLIVINGVPMDNTQRGSAGEWGGADGGDGLGNLNPDDIETMTVLKGQSASALYGARASNGVILVTTKKGKKGDFAVEYNMNYSADKALNYTDFQYEYGQGVFGSKPTTIANAQATSRMSWGAKLDGSMITQFDGKQYAYSAQKNNIKNFYRTGSNFTNSVSVTRGGDNGSFRVSAANLDSKAILPNSGLSRKTINVTVDQNITSKLSLSVMANYIDEKVSNKPILSDGPLNGNNGMFLATNIDERILAPGFDPITGREVEFTDDPYVTNPYFVTSKFVNDVTRKRLISMMSAKYQFADWIYAQARVGYDNANDHIFKVAPWGTAYTTDAKGSLDELSNAQRTELNVDGLIGINKNITPDFSFGALLGGNIRRNQYEWVKVGGGPFVLPYLYSWSNVSAYNRDYQFWKTEVQSAYYNIDLGYKGFLNISTTGRYDTYSTLPSSNRSIFTPSVTGAFVFGDLVKIPKLDFGKFRASYAVTSGEPSTAYGTSFYYGVANAINGVPTGNFSMTFPNTKLKPFTKNEFELGLEMKFFGGRFGLDVAWFTQQTHNEIMPTNYSPSSGYTDGFVGTGSTQNRGLELQLTGTPVKKEKFAWNVSFNLTSVKNKILHTDEGNTARPLGQNRATLGNAITAFVPGLAGPQIRAYDYKYNSDGQIIVNADGLPVQGEMKNYGTVLPTLYGGLNNEFTYGGFNLAFLIDYNYGNSILSATENYAYRRGLHKATLVGRETGITTGVLEGGAANTKTATAQDYYTAVANNITKISVVDGDFIKLRQLTLGYTLPSKLVEKWPLVRTVNISLVARNLFYLMRRASDIDPEATFGANLQYAGIEGTSLPTARTYGVNLNIKFK; encoded by the coding sequence ATGAAGAAAAGTACCTACTCTTTTAGTTTTATTTTTCTCTTTTTTCTCTGCTGCCAGTTTGTCTGGGCTCAGCAGACGATTAAAGGAAAAATTACAAGTGATACCAAAGAGCCATTACCAGGTGTGAGTGTGGTAGTTAAAGGTACCACTAATGGTGTAAGCAGTGACGCAAATGGTAATTATACTATACAGGCAGATGGTAGTGGTACATTAGTATTTTCATTTATTGGATATACTACCGAAGAAATTGCTATTGGTAATCGCACTACAATAGATTTACAAATGGTGCCTGATGTAAAAGCATTAGGAGAGGTAGTTGTAACAGCCTTAGGTGTATCAAAAGAAGCACGCACGGTTGGATATGCAGTTACAACTATAAACGGAGATTTAATGACGAAAGCCAGAGAGACAAACGTTGGTAACTCACTGGCAGGTCGAATTGCGGGTGTGAACGTAAAGGGAACTAGTGGTGGTCCTGGTGGAACTGCTAAAATTCTGATGCGTGGTATGCCTAGTATGAACTCTGGAGGATCTCCATTGATTGTTATTAATGGTGTACCAATGGATAATACACAAAGAGGAAGTGCTGGTGAGTGGGGTGGTGCTGATGGTGGAGATGGACTTGGAAACCTTAACCCTGATGATATTGAGACCATGACTGTATTGAAAGGTCAGTCTGCATCAGCGTTATATGGTGCCAGAGCCTCAAATGGTGTAATCCTAGTTACTACTAAGAAAGGCAAAAAAGGAGATTTTGCTGTTGAATATAATATGAACTATTCAGCTGATAAAGCTTTGAATTATACTGATTTTCAGTATGAATATGGACAAGGTGTATTTGGAAGTAAGCCTACTACTATTGCCAATGCACAGGCTACCTCCCGAATGAGCTGGGGTGCCAAACTGGATGGTTCTATGATTACTCAGTTTGATGGTAAACAATATGCTTATTCTGCACAAAAGAATAATATCAAAAATTTCTATAGAACAGGTTCTAACTTTACTAACAGTGTATCTGTTACAAGAGGTGGTGATAACGGTTCATTCAGAGTATCTGCTGCTAACCTGGATAGTAAGGCTATTTTACCAAACAGTGGTTTAAGCAGAAAAACTATCAACGTAACAGTTGACCAGAATATTACTTCTAAACTGAGTCTCAGTGTAATGGCAAATTACATTGATGAGAAAGTGAGTAATAAACCTATTTTGAGTGATGGCCCATTGAATGGTAACAATGGTATGTTCCTGGCAACCAATATTGATGAGCGTATCTTAGCGCCAGGATTTGATCCAATTACAGGTCGGGAAGTTGAATTTACAGATGATCCATATGTTACCAATCCTTATTTTGTGACTAGTAAGTTTGTCAATGACGTAACTCGTAAGCGTTTGATTTCTATGATGTCAGCTAAATATCAGTTTGCTGATTGGATCTATGCTCAGGCACGTGTTGGCTATGACAATGCAAATGATCATATCTTTAAAGTCGCACCTTGGGGAACTGCTTATACAACAGATGCAAAAGGTAGCCTTGACGAATTGTCAAATGCACAACGTACAGAATTGAATGTGGATGGTTTGATTGGAATTAATAAAAATATAACTCCTGATTTCTCATTTGGGGCTTTACTTGGTGGTAATATTCGTCGTAATCAGTATGAGTGGGTTAAAGTAGGGGGGGGGCCTTTTGTATTGCCTTATTTGTATAGTTGGAGCAATGTTTCTGCCTACAATCGTGATTATCAATTCTGGAAAACAGAAGTACAATCTGCATACTATAACATTGATTTAGGATACAAAGGATTCCTGAACATAAGTACTACAGGACGATATGATACATATTCTACTTTGCCAAGTTCGAATCGTAGTATCTTTACTCCTTCTGTTACAGGAGCATTTGTATTTGGTGATTTAGTGAAGATACCTAAATTGGATTTTGGTAAGTTCAGAGCTTCTTATGCGGTGACAAGTGGTGAGCCCTCTACTGCTTACGGTACTAGCTTCTATTATGGAGTAGCTAATGCTATCAATGGTGTTCCTACAGGAAACTTTAGTATGACTTTCCCAAATACTAAACTAAAACCATTTACGAAGAACGAATTTGAACTAGGTTTGGAAATGAAGTTCTTTGGTGGTCGATTTGGATTAGATGTAGCTTGGTTTACTCAACAGACTCACAATGAGATCATGCCAACTAATTATAGCCCTTCAAGTGGTTATACAGATGGTTTTGTAGGTACAGGGTCAACTCAGAACAGAGGTTTGGAACTACAACTGACTGGCACTCCTGTTAAAAAGGAAAAATTTGCCTGGAATGTGTCCTTTAACTTAACTTCTGTTAAGAACAAAATTCTCCATACTGACGAAGGCAATACAGCAAGACCTTTGGGACAAAACCGTGCTACATTAGGAAATGCAATCACTGCTTTTGTTCCTGGATTAGCTGGTCCGCAAATCAGAGCATATGATTATAAATACAACAGTGATGGACAAATTATAGTAAATGCAGATGGTTTGCCAGTACAAGGTGAAATGAAAAATTATGGTACCGTTCTGCCTACATTATATGGTGGTTTAAACAACGAATTTACCTATGGTGGTTTTAACCTGGCTTTTCTAATCGACTATAACTATGGTAACAGTATATTATCTGCTACAGAAAATTATGCTTATCGCAGAGGGTTACACAAAGCTACATTAGTAGGTCGTGAAACTGGTATTACAACTGGTGTTTTAGAAGGGGGAGCTGCAAATACAAAAACCGCTACTGCTCAGGATTATTATACAGCTGTAGCTAATAACATAACAAAAATTAGTGTAGTAGACGGTGATTTTATTAAACTTCGTCAACTTACATTAGGATATACTTTACCTTCAAAATTAGTTGAAAAATGGCCATTAGTTCGTACAGTGAATATTTCATTGGTAGCACGAAATCTTTTCTATCTTATGAGAAGAGCATCTGATATAGATCCGGAAGCAACATTTGGAGCAAATCTACAATATGCAGGTATTGAAGGTACTAGCCTTCCTACTGCACGTACTTATGGTGTAAATTTGAACATAAAGTTTAAATAA
- a CDS encoding SusD/RagB family nutrient-binding outer membrane lipoprotein has protein sequence MKRTLIVYSLLIGIGLLQMSCSKNFDDINTDPNKATESSFDPQLLLPSSQFTYANSTYGYNSGILFQSMWVQILASTSTGGANYYSNGDKYRISSNTNSYVQSIWREGYKAASYAYEMERQTKNNPLYPNVSKIAVIMQIQSIATISDVYGNVPYSQALKAKEGIFTPKYDSQESLYKAMLSKLDSVVSNLDVAGDKPAYDAFAYKGDIAKWKKYGYSLMLKLAMRLVKADPTTAKTYAEKAVLGGVFTSVEDDAYVMGDRPNGYNNGNAAALTVTADLYEVRWSKTFIDYLKATNDIRLSKVSEVPANGLHANQRTSDGNSDPAIQFGLPNGYDLNGGATDLTKRADYPGETPAVITPKDTTDQPAVLGKYSRPTPVYSNQSGPLFVLTYAEVALLLAEAAERGYTVGGTAADFYKKGVSAGIQSLAKFGTTAAISATDADAYATAHPLNSGTALQQINEQYWVVNGTLMNFVEAWSNWRRSGYPVLTPINYTGNFSGGTIPRREPYPSNEVTQNPQSYQDAVKSLTGGDTWTTRVWWDQ, from the coding sequence ATGAAAAGAACACTAATCGTTTATAGTTTACTTATAGGAATAGGACTTTTACAAATGTCTTGTTCGAAGAATTTTGATGATATTAACACAGATCCAAACAAAGCTACTGAAAGCTCTTTTGATCCGCAGTTGTTGTTACCATCCAGCCAATTTACATATGCGAACTCGACATATGGTTATAACTCCGGAATTTTGTTCCAGAGTATGTGGGTACAGATTCTAGCTTCTACTTCAACAGGAGGTGCAAACTATTATTCCAATGGGGATAAATATAGAATCTCCTCTAATACAAATTCTTACGTTCAAAGTATTTGGAGAGAAGGATACAAAGCTGCTAGTTATGCATATGAGATGGAACGTCAGACGAAGAATAATCCATTGTATCCAAATGTGAGTAAGATAGCCGTGATTATGCAGATTCAGAGTATAGCCACTATTTCTGATGTTTATGGTAATGTTCCTTATTCTCAAGCATTAAAGGCAAAAGAAGGAATTTTTACGCCCAAATATGATTCTCAGGAGAGTCTTTACAAAGCAATGTTGAGCAAGCTGGATTCTGTTGTCAGTAATCTTGATGTAGCTGGTGATAAGCCTGCTTATGATGCATTCGCTTATAAAGGTGATATTGCTAAATGGAAAAAGTATGGGTATTCACTAATGTTGAAGTTGGCTATGCGCTTGGTAAAAGCTGATCCAACAACAGCTAAAACTTATGCGGAAAAAGCAGTTTTAGGAGGAGTTTTTACAAGTGTAGAAGATGACGCATATGTGATGGGAGATAGACCAAATGGGTACAACAATGGCAATGCTGCTGCTTTGACTGTAACTGCGGATCTCTACGAGGTTCGTTGGAGCAAAACATTTATTGATTATTTAAAAGCTACTAACGATATTCGTTTATCAAAAGTTTCGGAAGTGCCTGCTAATGGCTTGCATGCAAACCAACGTACCTCTGATGGAAATTCTGACCCTGCTATTCAATTCGGCCTACCTAATGGTTATGATTTGAATGGAGGGGCAACTGATTTGACGAAGAGAGCTGATTACCCTGGTGAAACACCAGCAGTAATTACTCCTAAAGATACTACTGATCAACCAGCAGTACTTGGAAAATATTCACGCCCAACACCTGTTTATAGTAATCAGAGTGGTCCATTGTTTGTATTGACTTATGCAGAGGTAGCGTTACTTTTAGCTGAAGCAGCTGAACGTGGTTATACTGTAGGTGGAACTGCTGCTGATTTCTATAAAAAAGGAGTATCTGCGGGTATTCAGTCTTTGGCTAAATTTGGAACTACTGCTGCAATTTCTGCAACAGATGCAGATGCTTATGCAACTGCGCATCCTTTAAACTCAGGAACTGCCTTGCAACAAATCAATGAGCAATATTGGGTAGTAAATGGTACATTGATGAATTTTGTAGAGGCATGGAGTAACTGGAGACGTTCTGGATACCCAGTTCTGACCCCTATTAATTACACTGGTAACTTCTCTGGTGGAACTATCCCAAGAAGAGAACCTTATCCATCTAATGAGGTTACTCAAAACCCACAAAGCTATCAGGATGCTGTAAAAAGCCTGACTGGCGGTGATACGTGGACTACTCGTGTATGGTGGGATCAATAA
- a CDS encoding Gfo/Idh/MocA family protein, producing the protein MDRRNFLKQSSFAFVAGSVLQPDWASSDYQEKANVRLAFIGVGLRGRNHLQQALYRPDVEITAIADIDPAAIKESNQMIQKSGRKAAAVYSGEKDFEKLVQRSDIDGVVISTPWQWHTPMAIAAMKAGKYVGLEVPAMVTLKEAWDLVETHEKTGTHLMLLENVCYRRDVMAVLNMVRQGLFGEMLYAHCGYEHDLRPVKFNDGKQPYGGGVEFGEKGLSEAHWRTQHSVDRNGDLYPTHGIGPVAEWLNINRGNRFIRLSSMATKSRGLHKYIVDNGGENHPNAKVSFKLGDIVTTSIQCQNGENVVIIHDTNSPRPYSLGFRAQGTEGIWMNDGNQIYLAKVSPKHDQWEPFADYQAKYDHPLWKRFEKDAENAGHGGMDFFVLRTFIESVKRKLPPPIDVYDAVTWSAISPLSEESISKGGSLIEFPDFTKGKWSNRKPVFALNDDF; encoded by the coding sequence ATGGATAGACGAAATTTTCTCAAACAATCTTCTTTTGCATTTGTCGCCGGTTCTGTACTTCAGCCCGACTGGGCTTCTTCTGATTATCAGGAGAAAGCAAATGTCCGTTTAGCCTTTATCGGAGTAGGATTACGTGGCCGAAATCATTTGCAGCAGGCATTATACAGGCCGGATGTGGAAATAACAGCTATTGCTGATATTGATCCTGCTGCTATTAAAGAAAGCAATCAGATGATTCAAAAGTCCGGTAGGAAGGCTGCTGCAGTCTATTCAGGAGAAAAAGATTTTGAGAAACTAGTACAACGTTCAGATATTGATGGTGTAGTAATATCTACTCCCTGGCAATGGCATACACCCATGGCAATTGCAGCCATGAAAGCTGGAAAATATGTAGGATTGGAAGTGCCAGCAATGGTCACATTGAAGGAGGCTTGGGATTTGGTAGAAACACACGAGAAAACAGGTACTCATTTGATGTTACTGGAAAATGTGTGTTATCGTAGGGATGTAATGGCTGTACTGAATATGGTGCGTCAGGGGTTATTTGGGGAGATGTTATATGCTCATTGTGGTTACGAACACGATTTGCGTCCGGTTAAATTCAATGATGGTAAACAACCTTATGGTGGAGGTGTAGAGTTTGGAGAGAAAGGATTAAGTGAAGCACACTGGCGCACACAACATTCAGTGGATCGGAATGGAGATTTGTATCCTACACATGGCATTGGCCCTGTGGCTGAATGGTTAAATATAAACAGAGGGAATCGTTTTATCCGGTTGAGTTCCATGGCTACCAAATCTCGTGGTTTGCATAAGTATATTGTAGACAATGGGGGTGAAAACCATCCAAATGCCAAGGTGAGCTTTAAATTGGGGGATATTGTCACTACCAGTATCCAGTGTCAGAATGGGGAAAACGTTGTCATTATACATGACACAAATTCTCCACGTCCGTATTCTCTGGGATTCAGGGCTCAGGGTACAGAAGGCATCTGGATGAATGACGGAAATCAAATCTATTTGGCAAAGGTAAGCCCTAAGCATGATCAATGGGAACCCTTTGCTGACTACCAAGCCAAATACGATCATCCGTTATGGAAAAGGTTTGAGAAAGATGCCGAGAATGCAGGACATGGGGGGATGGATTTCTTTGTATTGCGAACGTTTATCGAATCTGTAAAACGTAAGTTACCACCACCTATAGACGTATATGATGCTGTTACCTGGAGTGCTATCAGCCCATTGTCAGAGGAATCAATTAGTAAAGGAGGAAGTTTGATAGAGTTTCCGGATTTTACAAAAGGAAAGTGGAGCAATCGTAAGCCTGTTTTTGCTTTAAATGACGATTTTTAA
- a CDS encoding RluA family pseudouridine synthase yields MIQSIKDIVLFENDDYILVNKPPHVATLDERTGDKSSILRIAKNYHSDIQAGHRLDKETSGVLALAKNPEAYRHLSMQFEHRQVDKIYHAVVHGTEALENVNVYLPILPLKDGSVRIDTQNGKEAETFFDTLAIYKKHSLVQCAPVTGRMHQIRIHLSCLKMPIVCDPQYGGAPIFLSEIKRKFNLKQGTEEQPLIQRVALHAFSLSFHLLNDELITVEAPYPKDMQALIKQLEKNV; encoded by the coding sequence ATGATTCAAAGTATTAAAGATATTGTTCTCTTTGAAAACGACGATTACATTCTGGTCAACAAACCTCCTCATGTAGCAACCCTTGACGAACGGACAGGCGATAAAAGCAGCATTCTGCGCATTGCCAAAAATTATCATTCGGATATACAGGCAGGTCATAGACTTGATAAAGAAACATCGGGTGTATTAGCTCTTGCTAAAAATCCGGAAGCCTATCGCCATTTATCTATGCAGTTTGAGCACCGGCAGGTTGATAAGATCTATCATGCAGTAGTACATGGCACAGAGGCACTTGAAAACGTAAACGTGTATCTGCCTATCCTTCCACTAAAAGATGGATCTGTACGAATTGACACACAAAATGGCAAAGAAGCAGAGACGTTTTTTGATACGTTAGCTATCTATAAAAAACATTCATTGGTACAATGTGCACCTGTTACAGGTCGTATGCACCAGATTCGTATTCACTTGAGTTGCCTCAAAATGCCGATTGTATGTGATCCTCAATATGGTGGTGCACCGATTTTTCTGTCAGAGATAAAACGAAAATTCAATCTCAAACAAGGTACAGAGGAACAACCCCTGATTCAGCGGGTAGCATTGCATGCATTTTCTCTTTCATTTCATTTATTAAATGATGAATTGATAACTGTAGAAGCCCCCTATCCTAAGGATATGCAGGCATTAATTAAACAACTGGAAAAAAATGTTTAG
- a CDS encoding metallophosphoesterase yields the protein MNILLFADLHGRILPALKLATRLQKERNVQLDLIVQCGDMGIYPKPEKFDKATVRHAQRDETELGFSRYFTHPSTEVASLLEELSCDVICVRGNHEDHEFLNGLEQKSSESRFPVDCYKRIYVCKTGHIQKFEKEGQQISIAGIGRIGHRGNKSPNGTQRFIQPYEQQTLQSLRKQITHIDILVTHDCSLHFFDKDFGMQEIRDFLDYHKPFYHFFGHTGHSYQAVPDENRFTTSVKIAELEWQHNGTFPEGSMVLLRWKDQYEHEIEVINDTWIKEYTPETWKYM from the coding sequence ATGAATATTTTATTATTTGCAGATCTGCATGGAAGAATTTTGCCAGCTCTTAAGTTAGCTACACGACTTCAGAAGGAAAGAAACGTACAATTAGACCTGATAGTGCAATGTGGGGATATGGGCATTTATCCGAAACCCGAAAAATTTGACAAAGCAACAGTCCGCCACGCTCAACGGGATGAAACTGAATTAGGCTTTAGTCGCTATTTCACACATCCATCAACAGAAGTAGCCTCTTTACTCGAAGAATTGTCCTGTGATGTTATATGTGTCAGAGGCAATCATGAAGATCATGAATTTCTGAATGGGCTAGAGCAAAAATCATCAGAGTCGCGGTTTCCTGTCGACTGTTACAAACGTATATATGTATGCAAGACTGGACATATCCAGAAATTTGAAAAAGAAGGACAACAGATAAGTATTGCAGGTATAGGACGTATTGGCCATAGAGGTAATAAGAGTCCAAACGGAACTCAACGTTTTATTCAGCCATATGAACAACAAACCTTACAGTCTCTTCGTAAACAAATTACGCATATTGATATTCTAGTTACCCATGATTGTTCTCTTCATTTTTTTGATAAGGATTTTGGTATGCAGGAGATTCGGGACTTTTTAGACTATCACAAACCCTTTTATCACTTCTTTGGTCATACAGGACATTCGTATCAGGCTGTTCCAGATGAAAACCGCTTTACTACCTCTGTTAAAATAGCAGAATTGGAATGGCAGCACAATGGGACTTTTCCAGAAGGAAGTATGGTACTATTACGATGGAAAGATCAATATGAGCATGAAATAGAAGTAATTAATGATACATGGATAAAAGAATATACTCCTGAAACATGGAAATATATGTAG
- the cysM gene encoding cysteine synthase CysM produces MATIIDLIGNTPLVELNHINPNPNVKLYGKMEGHNPGGSVKDRAALGMISGALQRGEIKPGIKLIEATSGNTGIALAMIASMYNLEIELVMPENATKERVQTMEAFGAKVILTPKEQSMEGSIDYVNEQVSKGGYFVLNQFGNPDNWNAHYHTTGPEIWKDTQGTITHFVSAMGTTGTIMGVSRYLKEQNPKVQIIGCQPTDESNIPGIRKWPEAYLPKIFDRERVDQVQEVSQEEATTMTRHLARKEAVFCGMSAGGAAAVAARIAGQIDKGVIVCVICDRGDRYLSSDLFAN; encoded by the coding sequence ATGGCTACTATTATAGATTTAATTGGAAACACTCCCCTGGTAGAACTCAATCATATTAATCCGAATCCCAATGTTAAGCTTTATGGCAAAATGGAAGGACATAACCCTGGAGGAAGTGTCAAGGATAGAGCAGCACTGGGAATGATTAGCGGAGCATTGCAAAGAGGTGAAATCAAACCGGGGATAAAACTTATAGAAGCAACCAGTGGAAATACAGGTATAGCATTAGCGATGATCGCCAGTATGTACAATTTAGAAATCGAATTGGTTATGCCTGAGAATGCAACAAAAGAACGCGTACAGACAATGGAAGCTTTTGGTGCAAAAGTTATTTTAACACCCAAAGAACAATCAATGGAAGGGTCTATTGACTATGTTAATGAGCAGGTTTCCAAAGGAGGATATTTTGTACTGAATCAGTTTGGAAACCCTGACAACTGGAATGCACACTACCATACCACAGGGCCAGAAATATGGAAAGATACCCAGGGAACAATCACACATTTTGTTTCCGCTATGGGCACAACGGGTACTATTATGGGTGTATCCCGCTATTTGAAAGAACAAAATCCCAAAGTACAGATTATAGGTTGTCAGCCAACAGATGAATCCAATATTCCAGGAATTCGGAAATGGCCAGAAGCATATCTTCCTAAAATATTTGATAGAGAACGTGTAGATCAGGTACAGGAAGTTTCACAGGAAGAAGCAACTACAATGACTCGTCACTTAGCTCGCAAGGAAGCGGTTTTTTGTGGTATGAGTGCAGGTGGAGCTGCCGCAGTTGCAGCACGTATAGCAGGACAAATAGACAAAGGTGTTATCGTTTGTGTAATCTGTGATCGGGGCGATCGTTATTTATCTTCTGATTTATTTGCCAATTAA
- the folE gene encoding GTP cyclohydrolase I FolE: protein MKPNETMSNSQHNHSHQHLQSGKIHDVSHLTIDEIGDDHILTSFDTPMRADAFDRDDDLKVELIEKHFREIMHILGLDLTDDSLKGTPNRVAKMYVKEIFSGLNPENKPSVTLFENKYKYSEMLVEKDISFYSNCEHHFVPIFGKAHIAYISSGQVVGLSKLNRIVQYYAKRPQVQERLTVQIARELQEVLQTENIAVVIDAKHMCVASRGVNDITSSTVTAFYSGKFKEEATKTEFLKYLELKTEF, encoded by the coding sequence ATGAAACCGAACGAAACTATGTCGAATTCCCAGCATAATCACAGTCATCAACATCTACAAAGCGGAAAAATACATGATGTAAGCCACCTGACTATTGATGAGATTGGCGATGATCACATCCTTACCTCTTTTGATACCCCTATGCGTGCGGATGCCTTTGATAGAGATGATGATCTGAAAGTTGAATTGATTGAAAAGCATTTTCGCGAAATCATGCATATACTTGGCCTTGACCTCACAGACGACAGTTTGAAAGGTACACCAAACCGGGTAGCAAAAATGTATGTAAAGGAAATATTCAGTGGCTTGAATCCTGAAAATAAGCCGTCAGTAACACTGTTTGAGAATAAATACAAGTACAGTGAGATGCTGGTAGAAAAAGATATTTCGTTTTATTCCAACTGTGAACATCACTTTGTTCCCATTTTTGGTAAAGCACATATTGCTTATATCTCAAGTGGTCAGGTTGTAGGTTTATCTAAATTAAATCGTATTGTTCAGTATTATGCTAAACGCCCTCAGGTTCAGGAACGTTTAACAGTACAGATTGCACGTGAATTACAAGAAGTATTGCAAACAGAAAATATTGCAGTAGTCATTGATGCCAAACATATGTGTGTTGCATCAAGAGGAGTAAATGATATCACATCTTCAACAGTTACTGCTTTTTATAGTGGAAAATTTAAAGAGGAAGCAACTAAAACTGAGTTTCTTAAATATCTGGAACTCAAAACAGAGTTTTAA